acctccactccgctgatcctcaacactggggccccacaaaggtgtgtgctcagccccctcctgtactccctgttcacccatgactgcgtggccaagctcgcctccaactcaatcatcaagtttgcagatgacacaacagtagtaggcttgattttccaacgatgatgagacagccaacagggaggaggtgagggccctgggagtgaggtgcctggaaaacaacctctcactcaacgtcaacaaaacaaaggagatgattgtggacttcaggaaacagcagagggtgcaccccccatctacatcgacgggaaggtggaaagcttcaagttccttggcatacacatcactgacaaattgAAATGGAccccccacacagacagtgtggtgaagaaggcgcaacagagcctctccaacttcaagaggctgaagaaatgtggcttgtcacctaaaaccctcacaatcttacagatgcacaattgaaagcatcctgttgggctgtatcaccgcctggtacggcaactgcaccgcacgactctccagagggtggtgcggtctgcccaacgcattaccgggggcaaactacctgccctccaggacacctacagcacccgatgtcacaggaaggccaaaaagatcatcaaggacatcaaccacctgagccactgcctgtttaccccactatcatccagaaggcttaggtcagtacaggtgcatcaaagctgggaccgagagactgaaaaacagcttctatctcaaggccattagactgttaaacagccatcactagcacattagaggctgctgcctgtaTGCATAGGCTAgaaatcactagtcactttaataatgtttacatatctggcattactcatctcatatgtatatactgttttctatactattctatggtatctcattcacttaataatgtttacatatcttgcatcactcatatatgtatatactgtattctacactattctactgtatcttagtccattccgctctgacattgctcgtccatctgtatatagtcttaattcattcctactttgtgtgtattgggtatatgttgtgtaatttattttagatattacttgttagatattactgcactgtcggagctagaagcacaagcatttcgctacacccgcaataacatctgctaatcatgtgtatgtgaccaattaaaatttgatttgatttgttttgacaCCTGTATAAGATGCAGGCTAAATAGTACATTGAAAGTGGTGGGGAAGCATCCACCTGGGAGGTGTGATCATTGTCagaaggagatggagacagtGGATGTTCTATTTCAGTGCCAGAAATATGTGAGAGAAAGGTAGCGATTGTTATTAGATTTGAGGAGTAATGGGGTTGAAGAGCCAGGATTGAGGGAACTGCTTGGACATCTTCAGGGGATGTAGTATTTAATTATGTATTTCGTTTCGTTGGGGAGACGAGATTATTGGGTAGAATAAAAACTTCACTGTCTCTGGTACACACTCCAGACCggttggtggcggtaatgcaccttaaagttggttgccaaccgccaaataaaatccacagaagaagaCTAATTTCTTCCCAttagaaacatttacatttacatttaagtcatttagcagacgctcttatccagagcgacttacatttaacattttttatttaactaggcaagtcagttaagaacaaactcttattttcaatgacggcctaggaacagtgggttaactgccttgttcaggggcagaacgacagatttgtaccttgtcagctcggggatttgaacttgcaacttttcggttactagcccaacgctctaaccactaggctaccctgccgccccagaaacgacaggctgtggtctatcttgggttagttataaaaatcGTTGTCCAGTTTCCGCTCTgttttagctatctagctaactaaCAAGCTAGTTAGTTGTTTAGCCGTCTTTGTTTATATTGATAAAACACTCTTATTTTGACACAATTTAGGTCGCCAACCTATCATCAGTAATTGAATAAGTGCAAGTTCGCGAAAAGAAAGAAAGCAACCAGGAAGAATATGGAGGTTGATTTCCCAGAGCAAGACGCTAGTAGCACGGACGAAGACGACACTGTCAGCTCTTCTGTATCTGAAGATGGAGACAGCTCGGGTAAGGAATACagtaaatgtagctagctatatttaactaggccaaATGCAGCTTGCTGTTATGCAGTTTCAAAATGTTTTACGTGTGTGTTAGTACAGTATGCATGGCGATTTTGATTATGGTCTCCTTTATGACGAAAGGGATGCTGCGTGGCCATGTTGCTatagttgctagctagctacttctacTGTGTTTACTGTGTTGGAGTTGTCTGACAGTTGGCATGTTTATTTTGCCAACAGAGATGAACGATGAGGACTGCGAGAGGAGACGAGTGGAATGCATGGACGAGATGACTACCCTGGAGAAGCAATTCGGCGACTTGAAAGAACAGTAAAGACAATTGGCTACATTCCAAATTGAATCACTCTTACCAAATTGATTGATTTCTGATCCATGTTTACGTGCATGTTTAAGCCAAGTTAACTAGCTACTGATGATGCTGCTATATTGACTCACCCCTGTCTATCTCGTTATGACTAGGCTGTACAAGGAGAGGCTCTGTCAGGTGGATATAAAGCTACAGGAGGTCATAGCAGCCTGTGCCCAAGAGTATCTGCAACCACTTGCCAACCTACAGGAGAATATGCAGATCAGAACTAAAGTGGGCGGTGAGTTTCCATGTCACTTTGCCTACAATAGATTGGATACTAACGTCCCACTTTGCATTTTAACTTTAGTTGTGACAGGCGGCTGATGTCAACGTCAGAAACGTTCCTTAGATTACCTACCTACCGGGTTCTGGGTAGGCTACCTCCAAATATAACTAACAGACATTTGTTTAGAAGGCTGGATCTATCATCGGCACCCACCAGGACAATCTAGAGCCCATCCTGGATAAGCGGATCCTCAGAAAGCTTAGGAGTATAGAAGCCAGCACTAGCCACCCCCTCCACAGTACCTGGAGCATCACAGTGCTATGGCAGACATATTTATTTTAGCTAGGTCTAAAACATGATGTTTCCGCTGATCCTTTTTAACACAAACACTTTTTATATTCATTGATGTGATGCTTTGAATGTCTGTGTCCTTGTTGTGTTTTAATGGTGTATTTGTTGGTAATGTATGTGTTGGCTGGTGCAATAATATGTCCCCCCTGTGAAATGTATAAAGTACTATCGTATCTTATATACAATGTACTGTTACACTGTAGATATATGGCTCTGTTCTCAGTGACGTCAAACTTTCTGAAGGTTGCCAAGAGTAAAGAGATGTTTTCCTTGTCTTGTATCTTCTCTAGGGATCTACCAAGAGCTGTGTCTTGAGTCTGTGAAGAACAAGTACGACTGTGAGATCCAGGCTGCCTGCCAACACTGGGAGGTTGGGTCAATTCAATACGATACAACTTTATTGATCCCCAAGGGCCAATTGTTGGGCCAGTGAATAATGTGACAGTGATCAAACGTGGAATTAAATCATTGTCTCTGGCCCTGTCTGAGGTTTAGGGCTGTAGAAAGCAGTTGGTTTGAATCCTTGCTTTGCCTTGTCTGGTCACATACAGATCAGCAATATGGCTACCTCAAGGAATGAAGGTTGCATGGCAAACTACTGGAAAATAACGTAGAATGCTTTGCAGTTATGCAATCAGCAAAGGTGCATTTTTGTATGTATTGGACCAGGGTCTCTCGCCATGGCATTGGTAGTACTACAGTACTCATCCATGTTCTGTGTTTACTCCCAGAGTGAGAAGCTGTTGCTGTTTGACACAGTGCACAGTGACTTAGAAGAGAAGATCAGACGCCTGGAGGAGGACCGACACAGTATCGACATCACCTCAGGTACAGGAGGCTATGCAGAGGCTATAGCCCCGGGCTATATGCAGTACTCTGATCCTGTTAACTATATACAGAGGACCTTGAGGAAGGGCTATTACTGTACAGTCGATATTAGTTGTAAATGACTTTACAGCCTGTTAATCTAAGTAAATACTATTACTGACACACCTGATTGAACTAAATGAAGGTCATGGAGGGTAGTTGATGGGTTGAATTAGGTGTTTAAATGCAAGgctggagagaaaaaaatcctGCATACCCTACAATCTCAAGTATACCAGCTCGGATTGAAAGTGCCTTCACaaactattcataccccttgacttattccacattttgatgtgAATACTaatgaaatgcacattgttatatttggtaacaCTTGCTTATTTTCCCTCGACTCCAACCACATTCGATCATCATTGAACTGATGAGGATGGAGCtatgtctacataagggtgcaaattCTAAACTCACACAAAAGCTCTGACAAAGGCCTTGAGGTCGAtatgtaaagcttattaaagagcagtgggTTTCTTTTCTCATCTTGTGTTAGACTGAATTCAAATTGTATtaaatgttatatattttttctctcacccatctacaaacggtatcccataatgacaaagtgaaaacattttggctaattaattgaaaattaaatacagaaatatctcatttacaatagtattcacacccctgagtcaatactttgtagaagcacctttggtagtgattacagcggtgagtctttctgagtaagttTCTCAGAGTTTTTCTCTCTTGGATTGTGCTACATTTGCCCATTtactattttcaaaattcttcaagctctgttaaattggttgttgatcaatgctagacaaccattttcagatcttgccatagattttcaagcagatttaagtcaaaactaacttgggaactcaggaacattcctcttcttggtaagcaactccagtgtagatttggccttgtgttttaggttcttgtcctgctgaaaggtgaattcatctggtgtaaagcagactgaaccaggttttcctctagaattttgtctgtgcttagctccatttctttaaaaaaaatctagatAAAGCCCCTGTCATTAGTGATTAAAAGCATACCCAaaatatgatgcagccaccactatgcttgaaaatatggagagtggtactcagtaatatgttgtattggatttgccccaaacataacactttgtattcaggacaaaaagtgatttgctttgccacattttctgcagttttactttagtgccttgttgcaaacagcatGCATGTTTTAGAGTATTTGTATTGTGTGCAGGcgtccttttcactctgtcaattaggttattgTTGTGCCGTAACTAGACCTGGGTTTGatttcgggctgtatcacaactggccgtcatcgcgagtcccatagggaggtgcACAGTTGGCCCGGGGTTGGCCGGGGTAGCCTGtcattcattgtaaataagaatttactcttaactgacttgcctagttaaataaaataaaaatctgttttaaagtcaccattggcctcatggtgaaatccctgagcattttccttcctctccggtaattgagttaggaaggacgcctgtatctttgtagtgactgggtttatcAATACacctaaagtgtaattaataacttcaccattctcaaaggatattcaatgtctgcttttttatttttacccatctaccaatagggaccattctttgagaggcattggaaaatgccctggtgtttgtggttgaatcagggcttgaaattcattgctcaactgagggaccttacaattatctgtgtgtggggtacagagatgaggtagtcattcaataatcatgttaaacattattattgcacacagactgagtcatgcaacttattatgtgacttgttaagcacatttttagtcGTGAACTTGttaaggcttgccataacaaaggggttgaatacttattgcctTAAGACATATCAGCTTTTCATCTTTAATTGATTTGTGAAAATGtctaaacataattccactttgacattatggggtattgtgtgtgggccagtgaccaaaaatcaAAAAATGTTAAAATTCCTGTTGTAACataatgtagaaaaagtcaaggggtgggaactctttctgaaggcactaactGTCTTGAGTGGCTTTGCACGCTTCTTGCTCCGTCTCTGCATTCCAGAACTGTGGAACAATGGTTTACATTCACGGAAGAACAAGAAGAAGGATCCCTTCTGCCCTGTCAAGAAAAAGAAGCCTGTTGTTGTCTCAGATATCCTTTCTACCCGTCTTACTCTATTGATGCTGTATTGGATACAGATACGGTCAGTGCTAATATCAATAAAGAACTTTACCTTTTTACTTAACCCCTTCCCACGTCCATATATTGTTTACATGTTGCAAGACATCGATGTACTTGAAGACTGGACAGCAATACGAAAGGTATTTGAGTTAACCAAATGTAATTCTTTGTTGTAATTTTGTTAGGTTTGGAATTTAACTTTTCATTCTTGTTCTGTATGCACCACAGGCGGAGGTGACATTAGGG
This portion of the Salvelinus fontinalis isolate EN_2023a chromosome 27, ASM2944872v1, whole genome shotgun sequence genome encodes:
- the LOC129825467 gene encoding breast cancer metastasis-suppressor 1-like protein-A; amino-acid sequence: MEVDFPEQDASSTDEDDTVSSSVSEDGDSSEMNDEDCERRRVECMDEMTTLEKQFGDLKEQLYKERLCQVDIKLQEVIAACAQEYLQPLANLQENMQIRTKVGGIYQELCLESVKNKYDCEIQAACQHWESEKLLLFDTVHSDLEEKIRRLEEDRHSIDITSELWNNGLHSRKNKKKDPFCPVKKKKPVVVSGPYIVYMLQDIDVLEDWTAIRKAPQAEVTLGSHRVKVDVPTKADRHHHVARSEEGRLFYDSQW